A single Thermoanaerobacterium sp. RBIITD DNA region contains:
- a CDS encoding Fur family transcriptional regulator: MTKEDILNKIKNNNFKITPQRELIIDIMLNSQGYLSVKDIYSKVKNSFPQVSLDTVYRNLNLLKDINILREVTIGNNIMYEVQNNIHEHIMKCLKCGKIFELDICPLDLCINKIDDFEIVDHKIEITGYCKNCRNH; encoded by the coding sequence ATGACAAAGGAAGATATCTTAAACAAAATTAAAAATAACAATTTTAAAATTACACCGCAGAGGGAATTAATAATAGATATAATGCTAAATTCTCAAGGATATTTATCTGTAAAAGACATTTATTCAAAAGTTAAAAATTCCTTCCCACAGGTTAGCTTAGATACTGTTTATAGGAATTTAAATCTTTTAAAAGATATTAATATATTAAGAGAGGTAACTATTGGTAACAATATAATGTATGAGGTTCAAAATAATATACATGAACATATTATGAAATGCTTAAAATGCGGTAAAATTTTCGAGCTTGATATTTGTCCTTTGGACTTATGCATCAATAAAATAGATGATTTCGAAATAGTTGACCACAAAATTGAAATAACAGGATACTGCAAAAATTGCAGAAATCATTAG
- a CDS encoding metal ABC transporter substrate-binding protein, with the protein MKKSVSFLLILIFLFGLTSCSVTAKKPQKSIVYASFYPIYDLTKKIGGDKINVNNIIPPGVEPHDWEPTTKQVADISKASLVIYLGLGMDSWISKIEASTSGPKFIEVSKDINTIKQGNTINPHVWLSPKESLILAKNIKDALVTNDNKNKDYYEKNYEGLKKTLTQLDNEYVSRLKNTKLKTFVVYHSAFDYIARDYGLKQVSVVGMSEEAEASPAKIADVIKLVKENNLKYIFTEPLTSPKPIQTIANESGAKILPLNTIEGLTKDEMNKGYDYISLMNQNIENLVKALE; encoded by the coding sequence ATGAAAAAATCAGTTTCATTTTTATTAATTTTGATATTTTTATTCGGTTTGACATCATGTAGTGTCACAGCCAAAAAACCGCAAAAGTCGATAGTATACGCATCTTTTTACCCCATTTATGACCTTACAAAAAAAATAGGCGGTGATAAAATAAACGTAAATAATATCATTCCACCAGGTGTTGAACCACATGATTGGGAACCGACAACAAAACAGGTGGCTGATATAAGCAAAGCCTCCCTTGTAATATATTTAGGTCTCGGTATGGATTCATGGATTAGCAAAATAGAAGCATCTACATCAGGTCCTAAATTTATAGAAGTATCAAAAGATATAAATACTATAAAACAGGGAAACACAATAAATCCGCATGTATGGCTTTCACCAAAAGAATCCCTAATATTAGCCAAAAATATTAAGGATGCACTTGTAACAAATGACAATAAAAATAAAGATTACTATGAAAAAAATTATGAAGGCCTTAAAAAAACTTTAACACAACTTGATAACGAATATGTTTCAAGACTAAAAAATACTAAATTAAAAACCTTTGTTGTTTACCATAGCGCTTTTGACTACATAGCAAGGGATTACGGACTTAAACAGGTTTCTGTTGTGGGTATGAGCGAAGAAGCTGAAGCAAGCCCTGCCAAAATCGCTGATGTTATTAAACTAGTAAAAGAAAATAATTTAAAATATATATTTACGGAACCACTTACATCTCCTAAGCCAATACAAACTATTGCAAATGAAAGCGGTGCAAAAATACTACCTTTAAATACAATTGAAGGTTTGACAAAAGATGAAATGAATAAGGGCTATGATTATATATCACTTATGAATCAAAATATTGAAAATCTCGTGAAGGCACTTGAGTAG
- a CDS encoding metal ABC transporter ATP-binding protein, whose translation MSKIIELKNVNFSYGDKNVLKNITLSIDDGEFVGLIGPNGSGKSTLVKIMIGDLKPSSGEVLINGIDIKNLKNRSIIGYVPQKSYSFNASFPASVKEVVSMGLYAKVGLFKKLSKEDWDVIDKALLTVDMFDYKDRLIGNLSGGQQQRVFIARALVSNPKILFLDEPTTGIDVKSEETLYEILDKLNKERKITIIMVTHDVWAITDRVSRIICMGNGKLFDKCDTLDFSSRELAEIYGYDVKIDIHHHNENNH comes from the coding sequence ATGAGCAAAATTATAGAGTTAAAAAATGTAAATTTCTCGTACGGTGATAAAAACGTTCTTAAAAATATCACATTATCTATAGATGATGGTGAATTCGTAGGTCTTATTGGTCCTAATGGTTCCGGTAAAAGCACTCTTGTAAAAATTATGATTGGTGACTTGAAACCTTCATCAGGCGAAGTTTTAATAAATGGCATAGATATAAAAAATCTAAAAAATAGGTCTATAATTGGATATGTTCCTCAGAAGTCATATTCTTTCAATGCTTCCTTCCCCGCAAGTGTGAAAGAAGTCGTGTCTATGGGACTTTATGCAAAAGTAGGCTTATTTAAAAAACTTTCAAAAGAAGATTGGGATGTAATTGATAAAGCCCTTTTAACTGTTGACATGTTTGATTATAAAGACCGCTTAATAGGAAATTTATCCGGTGGACAACAGCAAAGGGTATTTATCGCAAGAGCTCTTGTAAGCAACCCAAAGATATTATTCCTCGATGAACCAACAACAGGAATTGACGTCAAATCTGAAGAAACTTTGTATGAAATTCTCGACAAATTAAATAAAGAAAGAAAAATTACGATAATCATGGTTACACATGATGTATGGGCTATAACAGACAGAGTTTCAAGGATTATATGTATGGGTAATGGTAAACTGTTTGATAAATGTGATACTCTGGACTTTTCAAGTAGGGAATTGGCAGAGATATATGGCTATGATGTCAAAATTGATATTCATCATCACAATGAGAATAATCATTGA
- a CDS encoding metal ABC transporter permease, translating into MLNIFTYDFMIRAFIAGGLISIIAPLVGSFLVLRRLSQMGDTLSHVALAGVAGGLLIGINPTIGSIIFVILSSFGIERLRKSYFRYSEISIAVVMSAGMAIAVILLSLSKGSPANIMNYLFGSIISINNTDVLLSLILSIAVIAVIYIFYKELLYITFDEEAALISGIPVNLVNIIFTMIVAITVAVSMRIVGALLVSALMVIPAAASLKIAKNFRQTIFFAVLFSFVSVFAGIILSFYLNLSPGGSIVIVSLIIMGLASIKKAGN; encoded by the coding sequence ATGCTTAATATTTTTACATATGACTTTATGATAAGGGCATTTATAGCAGGTGGACTCATATCAATAATAGCACCACTTGTCGGAAGTTTTTTGGTTCTACGTAGGCTTTCGCAAATGGGTGATACACTATCACACGTAGCACTAGCAGGCGTTGCCGGTGGATTATTAATAGGAATAAATCCAACAATAGGGTCAATAATTTTTGTAATACTATCATCATTTGGAATCGAGCGCTTAAGAAAATCGTATTTTAGATATTCAGAAATATCTATTGCTGTAGTCATGTCTGCAGGAATGGCGATTGCAGTAATACTGCTTAGTCTTTCAAAAGGAAGCCCTGCAAACATAATGAATTATCTCTTTGGAAGCATAATATCAATTAATAACACTGATGTATTGCTATCACTCATACTTAGCATTGCAGTAATAGCTGTAATTTATATTTTTTACAAAGAACTTCTATACATTACATTTGATGAAGAAGCTGCTTTAATATCAGGAATTCCAGTAAACCTGGTAAATATAATATTTACCATGATTGTCGCCATAACTGTGGCAGTATCCATGAGAATAGTTGGGGCACTACTCGTATCAGCATTAATGGTCATACCTGCAGCAGCAAGCCTTAAAATTGCCAAAAACTTCAGGCAGACTATTTTTTTTGCAGTATTATTTTCTTTTGTATCTGTATTCGCCGGAATAATCCTCTCCTTCTATCTCAATCTCTCACCAGGCGGCAGCATCGTAATAGTTTCTCTCATAATCATGGGTTTAGCAAGTATAAAGAAGGCAGGTAACTAA
- a CDS encoding VanZ family protein — MLEFNILFKVLFFIIYVIIALKLYYKKAKFEKYIKYAVLVAYIAVLINAVFFPIPIQSDMIQFLKGTKNKSYNLIPLLPMLRYTKIQIIGDIVLLMPLAFLMPFINYKYISFRKNISLCAITSFCIEITQLLVSLIYGFAYKICDINDFILNVFGALIGYISFKILLPIFKKDNHLFCESPQHDFQ, encoded by the coding sequence ATGTTGGAATTTAATATTCTTTTTAAAGTTTTATTTTTTATTATTTATGTAATAATAGCTCTTAAATTATATTATAAAAAAGCTAAATTTGAAAAATATATTAAATATGCGGTTTTAGTTGCTTATATTGCAGTTTTAATAAATGCCGTATTTTTTCCTATACCAATACAAAGTGATATGATTCAGTTTTTAAAAGGCACAAAAAATAAATCATATAATTTAATTCCGCTATTACCAATGCTGCGTTATACAAAAATACAAATAATAGGGGATATTGTACTTTTGATGCCTTTGGCATTTTTAATGCCTTTTATTAACTATAAATATATTTCATTTAGAAAAAATATATCTTTATGTGCAATAACATCTTTTTGTATTGAAATAACACAATTGCTTGTTTCATTAATATACGGTTTTGCATATAAAATTTGTGATATAAATGATTTTATATTAAACGTATTTGGAGCATTAATTGGTTATATCTCTTTTAAAATTTTGCTACCTATATTCAAAAAAGATAATCATTTATTTTGTGAATCGCCACAGCATGACTTTCAATAA